The following coding sequences lie in one Candidatus Eremiobacterota bacterium genomic window:
- a CDS encoding DivIVA domain-containing protein, which produces MARITIVDIQHKEFKKTLQGYDRNEVNEFLDEIIETLEDEAQARAALQGEIADLRERISHFKAMEDSLQSTLLLAQRTADEVKAAAHKEADLVKQEARIAAEREIAALGDRIDEARRDAQRHQDTAEKAKSELRSLLMSHLAILDRTPLTSAVAAQTTVPPAGAAPSAPLAAADETDALEQLPLNNGSPTHQLVE; this is translated from the coding sequence ATGGCGAGAATCACGATCGTCGACATCCAGCACAAAGAGTTCAAGAAGACGCTGCAAGGCTATGACCGCAACGAGGTCAACGAGTTCCTCGACGAGATCATCGAGACGCTCGAGGACGAGGCCCAGGCGCGTGCCGCGCTGCAAGGGGAGATCGCCGACCTGCGCGAGCGGATCTCGCACTTCAAGGCGATGGAGGACTCGCTGCAGTCGACGCTGCTGCTCGCGCAGCGCACCGCCGACGAGGTCAAAGCCGCCGCGCACAAAGAGGCCGACCTCGTCAAGCAGGAAGCGCGGATCGCCGCCGAGCGCGAGATCGCCGCGCTGGGGGACCGCATCGACGAAGCGCGCCGCGACGCGCAGCGCCACCAAGACACCGCGGAAAAAGCGAAGAGCGAGCTGCGCTCGCTCCTGATGTCGCACCTTGCGATCCTGGACCGCACCCCGCTCACTTCCGCCGTCGCGGCGCAAACGACGGTGCCGCCGGCGGGGGCGGCGCCGAGCGCGCCGCTCGCCGCGGCCGACGAGACGGACGCGCTGGAGCAGCTTCCGCTCAACAACGGTTCGCCGACGCACCAGCTGGTCGAATAG